In Paenibacillus phoenicis, one genomic interval encodes:
- a CDS encoding FtsK/SpoIIIE family DNA translocase, with amino-acid sequence MPRKRKKRKAAIGSMLKYEIYGIILITLSIIALSGEAAVGRTLSKMAALILGKFYFVIPLIGIYIGLAVMINRKWPNRWNARRSGVLLAVLALTLMSTISAMQHKLVPAVPLSAGNVLGQIHRDLQGALFQPAVSDAGMSLLGLDISGGYVGALEFALLYSLFGMAGAKLIMIVLLAISFMLVTGLSYVDLFRMLHSRLAVLAESFGKKMRMLRPIPVRNKAKRAVKKAEPAVTSYDDPEDEESPLDEETVPAATSKKPVFFQLLNFKGRSDEPVETASIEEEEPAVVEPATQAADTGINWNEVNYIGRDEDVELRKSDGFAGSDTGPIIRDFFDNIQRERLHQDEDNDEDEPGLHSSHGVLFDETAQDALDPVGGEFSGGGDESGLGNPAAEEADSDGQATVPPPAPKPAPKPYKLPSFRLLSKPVGAGKSGDQADYMQTARKLEATLESFGVRARVLEVVRGPAVTRYEIQPDIGVKVSRIVNLTDDIALALAAKDIRMEAPIPGKSAIGIEVPNNEVSLVTMREVMETPTFMEAESKLSIAFGRDISGQTIVGNLAKMPHLLVAGATGSGKSVCINGIITSILFKAKPDEVKFMMVDPKMVELNVYNGIPHLLTPVVTDPRRASLALKKIVVEMEKRYELFSKSGARNIEGYNQMMADQPEAVLPYIVVIVDELADLMMVAASDVEDAIARLAQMARAAGIHLIIATQRPSVDVITGVIKANIPSRIAFGVSSQVDSRTILDMAGAEKLLGRGDMLYMPMGASKPIRVQGAFMSDQEVEAIVNYVRGQGQAEYDESLVPEVGDEVQETEEVQDELFDQAVQIVLEAKQASVSLLQRRMRVGYTRAARLIDSMEARGIVGPYEGSKPREVLMSIDQYKMGRISS; translated from the coding sequence TTGCCACGGAAACGGAAGAAGAGGAAAGCTGCCATCGGCAGCATGCTGAAATACGAAATATACGGAATCATCCTGATCACCTTATCCATTATCGCCTTGAGCGGGGAGGCTGCCGTAGGAAGGACGCTATCGAAAATGGCTGCGTTAATCCTCGGCAAATTTTATTTTGTGATCCCCTTAATTGGCATTTACATAGGACTAGCTGTCATGATCAACCGGAAATGGCCGAATCGCTGGAATGCCCGCCGCAGCGGTGTACTGCTGGCGGTGTTGGCGCTGACGCTGATGAGCACCATTTCGGCCATGCAGCATAAGCTGGTGCCGGCGGTGCCTTTGTCCGCAGGCAACGTGCTGGGCCAGATTCATCGCGATCTGCAAGGAGCGCTGTTCCAGCCTGCGGTGAGCGATGCCGGCATGAGCCTGCTGGGGCTGGATATTAGCGGAGGGTATGTCGGCGCACTAGAATTTGCCTTGTTGTACTCTTTGTTTGGCATGGCCGGTGCGAAGCTGATTATGATCGTGCTATTAGCCATCAGCTTTATGCTGGTGACCGGACTATCGTATGTGGATTTATTCCGGATGCTGCATTCCCGATTGGCCGTGCTGGCCGAAAGCTTCGGGAAAAAAATGCGCATGCTGCGTCCGATCCCAGTGCGGAACAAAGCCAAACGGGCGGTGAAGAAGGCGGAGCCTGCGGTCACCTCATATGATGATCCAGAGGATGAAGAATCCCCTCTCGACGAAGAAACGGTGCCTGCGGCAACGAGCAAGAAGCCGGTGTTTTTTCAGCTGCTGAACTTCAAGGGAAGATCGGATGAACCCGTGGAGACAGCGTCCATCGAGGAAGAGGAACCTGCGGTCGTGGAGCCTGCTACGCAAGCTGCTGATACAGGAATCAACTGGAATGAGGTGAACTACATCGGCAGGGATGAGGACGTGGAGCTTAGGAAGTCGGACGGATTCGCTGGCAGTGACACCGGGCCGATTATCCGCGATTTCTTCGACAATATTCAGCGGGAAAGACTGCATCAAGATGAGGACAACGATGAGGACGAGCCTGGGCTACATAGCTCCCATGGAGTCTTGTTCGATGAGACGGCACAGGATGCACTAGATCCCGTAGGAGGGGAATTCTCCGGGGGCGGTGACGAATCTGGACTCGGGAATCCTGCGGCCGAAGAGGCTGACAGCGACGGACAAGCCACGGTGCCGCCGCCTGCGCCTAAGCCTGCTCCGAAGCCGTACAAGCTGCCTTCGTTCCGGCTCTTATCGAAGCCGGTCGGGGCAGGGAAGTCCGGCGATCAAGCGGACTATATGCAAACTGCGCGTAAGCTAGAAGCCACGCTCGAAAGCTTTGGCGTGCGGGCCCGGGTGCTGGAGGTAGTACGCGGACCGGCGGTGACGCGCTATGAAATTCAGCCGGATATCGGCGTGAAGGTAAGCCGAATCGTTAACTTGACGGACGATATCGCCTTGGCTTTGGCAGCGAAGGATATTCGGATGGAAGCGCCGATTCCAGGGAAATCCGCGATTGGTATCGAGGTGCCGAACAACGAAGTATCGCTGGTGACGATGCGCGAGGTGATGGAGACGCCAACGTTTATGGAGGCGGAGTCCAAGCTGAGTATCGCATTCGGGCGGGATATTTCCGGCCAGACGATCGTTGGCAACCTGGCGAAGATGCCCCACTTGCTGGTGGCCGGGGCTACAGGCTCCGGGAAATCGGTGTGCATTAACGGCATTATCACCAGCATTCTGTTCAAAGCGAAGCCGGATGAAGTGAAATTTATGATGGTCGACCCGAAAATGGTCGAATTAAATGTGTATAACGGCATCCCGCATCTGTTGACCCCGGTTGTGACCGATCCACGGCGAGCTTCACTGGCGCTGAAGAAGATCGTTGTGGAGATGGAGAAACGGTATGAGTTGTTCTCCAAATCGGGAGCGCGGAATATTGAAGGCTACAACCAAATGATGGCGGACCAACCTGAGGCGGTATTGCCGTATATCGTGGTGATTGTGGACGAGTTAGCTGACCTCATGATGGTTGCAGCCAGCGACGTCGAGGATGCGATTGCACGACTGGCGCAAATGGCCCGCGCGGCGGGGATCCATTTGATCATCGCTACGCAGCGGCCGTCCGTTGACGTCATCACCGGCGTAATCAAGGCCAACATCCCGTCACGGATCGCGTTTGGCGTATCGTCCCAGGTCGATTCCCGGACGATTCTGGATATGGCCGGTGCGGAGAAGCTTCTGGGCCGCGGTGACATGCTCTATATGCCGATGGGCGCGTCCAAACCGATCCGGGTGCAGGGAGCGTTTATGAGCGACCAAGAGGTCGAGGCGATCGTAAACTATGTGCGCGGGCAAGGCCAAGCCGAATACGACGAAAGCCTGGTTCCTGAAGTGGGCGATGAAGTACAGGAGACCGAAGAGGTACAGGACGAGCTCTTTGATCAAGCCGTCCAAATCGTACTGGAAGCCAAGCAGGCCTCCGTCTCCTTGCTGCAACGGCGTATGCGGGTTGGGTATACTCGCGCTGCTCGGCTGATCGACTCCATGGAGGCGCGAGGAATCGTTGGGCCGTATGAAGGCAGCAAACCGCGGGAAGTGTTAATGTCCATCGATCAATATAAAATGGGAAGAATCTCTTCTTGA
- the sleB gene encoding spore cortex-lytic enzyme produces MKKAKIWFASGLVLLLFGIGYGADVLRHTLTEGKVNTYKAQPAFSEQVIDYGAYGKDVYELQGRLAYLGFYHGKLDSYFGPKTLGALKWFQSEFGMKVDGLAGPKTKLKLYNATKNWKPGMEYANAGGNEKSQAGAANKSGSGSVKAESDELSASNTMGLSENDLKIMANAVYGEARGEPFEGQVAVAAVILNRVKSPSFPNTVSGVIFQPGAFTAVADGQIWLEPNAQARKAVQQALNGWDPTGGCLYYFNPKTATSKWIWSRPQVKTIGEHIFCM; encoded by the coding sequence ATGAAGAAAGCAAAGATCTGGTTTGCCTCCGGTTTAGTGCTGCTTTTGTTCGGAATCGGATACGGGGCCGATGTGCTCCGGCATACGCTTACCGAGGGCAAAGTCAATACCTATAAAGCGCAGCCCGCGTTCAGTGAGCAGGTTATCGACTATGGAGCTTACGGGAAGGACGTGTATGAGCTGCAGGGACGGCTCGCTTATCTTGGTTTTTATCATGGGAAGTTGGACAGTTATTTTGGGCCCAAAACCCTCGGGGCCCTCAAATGGTTCCAATCGGAATTTGGCATGAAGGTTGACGGACTGGCTGGACCAAAAACGAAACTGAAGCTGTACAATGCCACAAAAAACTGGAAGCCAGGCATGGAATACGCTAATGCCGGCGGAAACGAGAAATCGCAAGCCGGTGCAGCTAATAAGTCCGGCAGTGGCAGCGTCAAAGCGGAATCCGATGAACTGTCCGCCTCCAACACCATGGGGCTGTCGGAAAACGATTTGAAAATTATGGCGAACGCGGTATATGGGGAAGCGCGAGGGGAACCTTTTGAAGGCCAGGTTGCGGTAGCGGCGGTTATTTTGAACCGGGTGAAGTCGCCGAGCTTCCCTAACACCGTATCCGGCGTTATTTTTCAACCCGGAGCATTTACAGCCGTTGCTGACGGCCAAATCTGGCTGGAGCCAAACGCACAGGCGCGTAAAGCCGTGCAGCAGGCGTTAAACGGCTGGGATCCAACCGGCGGTTGCTTGTATTACTTTAACCCGAAAACGGCGACATCGAAATGGATCTGGTCACGTCCGCAGGTGAAGACGATCGGAGAGCATATTTTCTGCATGTAA
- the yfmF gene encoding EF-P 5-aminopentanol modification-associated protein YfmF, which yields MNKTRFERGTVGHIRLHVLPTNRFKTFAISLYAGLPLQEQTVTATALTPFVLRRGTESYPETTQFREQLEHMYGAGFGFDVYKRGNYQMVQFRMDTINDSFVKSNDSLLGQSFAFLGEVVTKPAKENGVFRTAYVNSERESVRKKLEGIINDKIRYAAERCTEEMFKDDPYRLHPLGERSELDGITPESLYASYQSWLQQAHLDLYVVGDTTLAEVEELVAKHFSLNRSTTPEYQPEQVDLRGKEVRTVKEVLDVNQGKLNLGLRTPITYGDDRYASLLLYNGILGSYPHSKLFLNVREKESLAYYAASRYDGHKGIVSIQSGIEIANYEKALRIIEAQLASMRAGEISELEMSQTKAMIRNSLLEMQDSAFDMIAYDFNRVLSGKDRPAEELLQQVEQVQPQDVVAAAETVQLDTIYFLTGQKEG from the coding sequence TTGAACAAAACGCGATTTGAGCGCGGCACCGTAGGCCATATTCGTCTGCATGTCCTGCCGACCAACCGATTCAAAACTTTTGCCATTTCCCTATATGCGGGCTTGCCGTTGCAAGAGCAAACGGTCACCGCAACGGCCCTCACTCCGTTCGTGCTGCGCCGGGGTACGGAATCGTATCCGGAAACCACGCAGTTCCGCGAGCAGCTCGAGCATATGTACGGAGCGGGCTTCGGCTTTGATGTATATAAACGCGGCAATTACCAAATGGTCCAGTTCCGTATGGACACGATTAATGATTCTTTTGTCAAGAGCAACGATTCACTCCTGGGTCAAAGCTTTGCTTTCCTCGGGGAAGTCGTCACCAAACCGGCTAAGGAAAACGGGGTGTTCCGCACCGCCTACGTGAATTCCGAACGGGAGTCCGTCCGCAAGAAGCTGGAAGGGATCATCAATGATAAAATCCGCTATGCGGCTGAACGCTGTACGGAAGAGATGTTTAAGGACGATCCGTATCGCCTCCATCCGCTGGGTGAGCGAAGCGAACTGGACGGGATTACGCCCGAATCCTTATACGCCTCCTATCAAAGCTGGCTGCAGCAGGCACACCTCGATTTGTATGTGGTTGGCGACACGACGCTGGCCGAGGTGGAGGAGCTGGTTGCCAAGCATTTTAGCTTAAATCGCTCAACCACTCCAGAATATCAACCGGAGCAGGTGGATCTTCGCGGCAAAGAAGTCCGGACCGTGAAGGAAGTGCTCGACGTCAATCAGGGGAAGTTGAATTTAGGCCTCCGCACGCCGATCACTTACGGGGACGATCGCTACGCTTCCTTGCTGCTCTATAACGGCATTCTGGGCAGCTATCCACACTCCAAGTTGTTCCTTAATGTTCGGGAGAAAGAAAGTTTGGCGTACTACGCCGCCTCCCGTTACGACGGGCATAAAGGCATCGTCAGCATTCAATCCGGCATCGAAATCGCCAATTACGAGAAAGCTCTTCGCATTATCGAAGCTCAGCTGGCCAGCATGCGCGCCGGAGAAATCAGCGAGCTTGAGATGAGTCAGACGAAGGCGATGATCCGTAACAGTCTGCTGGAGATGCAGGATTCCGCTTTTGATATGATCGCCTATGACTTCAACCGCGTCTTGTCCGGAAAAGACCGGCCGGCGGAGGAGCTGCTTCAACAAGTCGAGCAGGTTCAGCCTCAGGACGTTGTAGCGGCCGCGGAAACCGTCCAGCTTGATACGATATACTTTTTGACAGGCCAGAAGGAGGGGTAG
- the yfmH gene encoding EF-P 5-aminopentanol modification-associated protein YfmH has translation METIRYDALQETLYRETMDNGLQVYVLPKPGFQKTYATFATKYGSIDNHFRVEGQDDISVPDGIAHFLEHKMFEEPEGDIFATFASQGASANAFTSFDQTVYLFSATENIAANLETLINFVQHPYFTDQNVEKEKGIIGQEIGMYRDNPDWRVYFGLIEAMYKVHPVHIDIAGTVESIGTITKETLYTCYNAFYHPSNMLLFVVGGVDPEEVFKLVRYNQAKKEYKPQGSIERLFDPEPREVSEKRRESRLPVSQPKCLFGFKETRLGFTGEELLRRDLATKLALDLLFGASTKLYQKLYDLDLISDSFGHEYNSNPNYAFSAIGGDTKDPDRMLAVIKEETEAVLASGFRQEDFERARKKKIGGYLRMLNSPENIAHEFTRYKFRGGDLFAVLPIYESLTLDEINARLREHIDWEQLAVSIVVSP, from the coding sequence ATGGAAACGATACGTTATGACGCTTTGCAGGAAACGCTGTATCGCGAAACGATGGACAACGGTTTGCAGGTGTATGTGCTTCCGAAACCGGGCTTCCAGAAAACGTACGCCACGTTCGCGACCAAATACGGCTCAATCGATAACCATTTTCGGGTAGAAGGCCAGGACGACATTTCGGTTCCGGATGGCATTGCCCATTTTCTGGAGCACAAAATGTTTGAGGAGCCCGAAGGTGATATTTTTGCCACCTTTGCTTCCCAAGGCGCTTCCGCGAATGCGTTTACCAGCTTCGACCAGACGGTCTATCTGTTCTCTGCGACGGAGAATATTGCGGCCAACCTGGAGACGCTGATTAATTTCGTGCAGCATCCTTACTTTACCGACCAGAACGTCGAGAAGGAAAAAGGCATTATCGGCCAAGAGATCGGCATGTACCGGGATAACCCGGATTGGCGGGTCTATTTTGGCCTGATCGAAGCGATGTATAAGGTGCATCCGGTTCACATCGATATCGCCGGCACGGTGGAATCCATTGGCACCATTACGAAGGAAACGTTATATACATGCTACAATGCGTTTTATCATCCGAGCAACATGCTGTTGTTCGTCGTTGGCGGCGTGGATCCGGAGGAAGTATTCAAGCTGGTCCGGTACAATCAAGCGAAAAAGGAATACAAGCCGCAAGGATCCATCGAGCGGTTGTTTGATCCGGAGCCGCGTGAGGTGTCGGAGAAACGGCGGGAATCCCGTCTGCCAGTGTCGCAGCCCAAATGCTTGTTTGGCTTTAAGGAGACGCGCCTCGGCTTTACCGGCGAGGAGTTGCTGCGTCGCGATTTGGCCACCAAGCTGGCGCTCGACCTGCTGTTTGGGGCCAGCACGAAGCTGTACCAAAAGCTTTATGATCTGGACCTCATCTCTGACAGCTTTGGCCACGAATACAATAGCAACCCGAATTATGCGTTTTCCGCGATTGGCGGGGATACGAAGGATCCAGACCGGATGCTGGCTGTGATTAAGGAAGAAACCGAGGCGGTACTTGCTTCCGGATTCCGTCAGGAGGATTTCGAACGCGCGCGCAAGAAGAAGATCGGCGGGTACTTGCGCATGCTGAATTCACCGGAGAACATCGCCCATGAATTCACCCGTTACAAATTCCGCGGCGGCGACCTGTTTGCTGTACTTCCGATTTACGAATCGCTGACGCTGGATGAGATCAACGCGCGGCTGCGCGAGCATATCGATTGGGAACAGCTCGCCGTCTCGATTGTGGTGAGCCCGTAA
- the ymfI gene encoding elongation factor P 5-aminopentanone reductase — MQTNHGIGKNIADMTVLITGASRGIGAEVALRFASVGMNVVIHYMNSHEAANEVARKCLELGAKAYTVAADLRSKEQILRMKERLENYGLYPDILVNNAGISHYALLSDVTEAEWDDIMNVNLKSVFLCSQLFMPHMISQRFGRIINVSSVWGITGGSCEVAYSAAKGGVNAFTKALAKELAPSGVTVNAVAPGAVKTDMMERFDAEELRQLEEDIPAGRLGTPQEISSLVYFLALPESGYITGQIISPNGGWIT; from the coding sequence ATGCAGACCAATCATGGGATAGGAAAAAATATCGCGGACATGACCGTCCTCATCACCGGAGCAAGCCGGGGGATCGGCGCCGAGGTGGCGCTGCGGTTCGCTTCGGTGGGCATGAACGTGGTGATTCACTATATGAATTCTCACGAAGCGGCGAATGAGGTAGCCCGCAAATGCTTGGAGCTTGGAGCCAAGGCTTATACAGTTGCGGCGGATCTGCGCAGCAAGGAGCAAATCCTGCGGATGAAGGAACGGCTTGAGAACTATGGGCTGTATCCCGACATTTTGGTCAACAACGCGGGCATCTCGCATTATGCGCTCTTGTCCGATGTGACCGAAGCGGAATGGGACGACATCATGAACGTCAATTTAAAAAGCGTGTTTCTGTGCAGCCAGCTGTTTATGCCGCATATGATCAGCCAGCGCTTCGGGCGCATCATCAACGTTTCCTCCGTTTGGGGAATCACGGGCGGCTCTTGCGAGGTGGCCTATTCGGCAGCCAAAGGCGGAGTTAATGCGTTTACCAAAGCGCTGGCCAAGGAACTGGCACCCTCCGGCGTTACGGTGAATGCGGTGGCTCCAGGCGCGGTGAAGACGGATATGATGGAGCGGTTTGATGCGGAGGAGCTTCGTCAGCTGGAGGAGGATATTCCGGCAGGGCGGTTGGGTACGCCGCAGGAGATCTCCTCGCTAGTTTATTTTTTGGCGCTGCCGGAATCGGGTTACATCACAGGGCAAATCATCAGCCCCAACGGCGGCTGGATTACTTGA
- a CDS encoding DUF3243 domain-containing protein — MSTVLKNFDTWKKFLGERVKHAENAGFSEEAITNLAYEIGGFLDDKVDPQNESNRALKEIWDVGTEEERKTIARLMVKLAKKNA, encoded by the coding sequence ATGTCAACAGTACTCAAAAATTTTGATACATGGAAGAAATTCCTGGGTGAGCGCGTCAAGCATGCGGAAAATGCCGGTTTTAGCGAAGAGGCAATTACCAACCTTGCTTACGAAATCGGCGGTTTTCTGGACGACAAAGTGGATCCGCAAAACGAATCCAACCGCGCCCTCAAAGAAATTTGGGATGTGGGTACGGAGGAAGAGCGGAAGACCATTGCTCGTCTGATGGTGAAGTTGGCCAAGAAAAACGCATAG
- a CDS encoding DUF3388 domain-containing protein, with amino-acid sequence MDGKQWYLEYKIHKNRPGLLGDIASMLGMLEINILTINGVEGKTRGLLLETNDDGKIEQVSQLLNKVDSITVTALRNPRLVDLLAVRHGRYIDRDSDDRKTFRFTRDELGILVDFLGEIFKRDGHQVIGLRGMPRVGKTESIIAGSVCAMKRWTFVSSTLLRQTVRSQLSENEMDPRNVFIIDGIISTLRSNEKHHQLLQELMSMPSTKVIEHPDVFVKESEYSYDNFDIIIELRNNPEEQIVYDTFTTIYTDDL; translated from the coding sequence ATGGATGGGAAACAATGGTACTTGGAATACAAAATACATAAAAATCGACCGGGACTTTTGGGGGATATTGCCTCCATGTTAGGGATGTTGGAGATCAACATCTTAACGATTAACGGCGTGGAAGGCAAGACGCGCGGGCTGCTGCTGGAAACCAACGATGACGGAAAAATCGAACAAGTCAGTCAGTTATTGAACAAGGTGGACAGTATTACGGTCACCGCTTTGCGTAATCCGCGTCTGGTCGATTTGCTCGCCGTCCGCCATGGACGCTATATTGATAGGGATTCTGACGACCGCAAGACCTTTCGGTTTACGCGGGATGAGCTGGGGATCTTGGTTGATTTTCTCGGCGAAATTTTTAAGCGGGATGGCCATCAGGTGATCGGATTACGAGGGATGCCCCGCGTGGGGAAGACGGAATCGATTATCGCTGGAAGCGTCTGCGCGATGAAACGATGGACGTTCGTATCTTCAACGCTCTTGCGACAAACGGTACGCAGCCAATTGTCAGAGAATGAAATGGATCCTCGCAATGTATTTATTATCGACGGTATCATAAGTACTCTTCGTTCCAATGAAAAGCATCATCAGCTCTTGCAAGAGTTGATGTCCATGCCTTCCACGAAAGTCATCGAACATCCGGATGTGTTCGTGAAAGAGTCTGAATATAGTTATGACAATTTTGACATAATTATTGAATTGCGTAACAATCCCGAGGAGCAAATCGTTTACGATACGTTCACGACAATTTATACGGACGATCTATAA
- a CDS encoding RodZ family helix-turn-helix domain-containing protein: MSDLGQQLREARLARGLSLDDVQEMTKIRKRYLEAIEMGDYKVLPGSFYVRAFIKTYAETVGLDADELLAEHRQNVPSTAPEPTMEPVIQKRRSRQHNERNSKWLSTTLMWSFAVLILIVIYLYFSVWGNNNDQADGNKEPDPTPVTQGTSQNGNQTGNATGGDAVGGNNGVENGTNNGTEPGINQGTDTNTGNAGNTGDESPTNDTGNQTVTIVPDGAEGSTTKFKIQNPGTGPVQVVITASGKSWVEVRKGNSKGEKLFYDNTKEGDVLTYDIGPEGIFVKSGNSSQTVITVAGQTIEDGKTTSKFLLNLDDGTGGGTTGNTGTEGAVTNNADTGGTNSTTEGNE; encoded by the coding sequence GTGTCGGATTTGGGCCAGCAGTTAAGAGAAGCCCGCCTTGCCAGAGGTTTGTCGCTGGATGACGTACAGGAAATGACGAAGATTCGCAAACGATATTTGGAAGCCATCGAAATGGGGGATTATAAGGTTCTGCCTGGTAGCTTCTATGTTCGGGCTTTTATTAAGACGTATGCGGAGACCGTCGGCTTGGACGCGGACGAACTGCTTGCCGAACATCGGCAAAACGTGCCTTCTACAGCTCCGGAACCTACGATGGAACCGGTGATTCAAAAACGCCGCAGCCGGCAGCACAACGAGCGCAACTCGAAATGGCTGTCTACGACGCTGATGTGGTCGTTTGCTGTGCTGATTTTGATTGTCATCTATCTGTATTTCTCGGTATGGGGAAACAATAACGATCAAGCGGATGGCAATAAGGAACCGGATCCTACGCCGGTAACTCAGGGTACCAGCCAAAATGGCAACCAAACCGGTAACGCAACCGGCGGCGATGCCGTTGGCGGGAACAATGGCGTCGAGAACGGGACGAACAATGGTACGGAACCGGGAATAAATCAGGGGACAGATACGAATACCGGGAATGCGGGTAACACGGGAGACGAATCCCCGACGAATGATACCGGCAATCAGACGGTAACGATCGTACCGGATGGAGCGGAAGGCAGCACAACGAAGTTCAAGATTCAAAACCCTGGAACGGGGCCCGTGCAAGTCGTCATTACGGCTAGCGGAAAAAGTTGGGTTGAAGTGCGTAAAGGGAACTCTAAGGGTGAGAAGTTGTTTTATGACAACACCAAAGAAGGCGACGTGTTGACCTATGATATCGGACCTGAAGGGATATTCGTCAAATCGGGGAATTCCTCTCAAACCGTGATCACGGTCGCCGGACAGACAATCGAGGATGGAAAAACGACGTCAAAGTTCCTATTGAACCTTGACGACGGGACAGGCGGCGGTACCACCGGAAATACCGGAACGGAAGGCGCCGTTACGAATAACGCCGATACGGGCGGAACGAATTCAACCACAGAAGGCAACGAATAA
- a CDS encoding YajQ family cyclic di-GMP-binding protein has translation MASENSFDIVSKMDMQELTNAIDQTEREIANRFDFKGSKSELKLEKDELVIVSDDEYKLGAVIDILQSKMIKRGLPIKNLDYGKVEPASMGTVRQRIKLKQGIDQENAKKINVLIRDSKLKVKSQIQGDQIRVTGKSRDDLQEIIQMLRKADLSVDLQFTNFK, from the coding sequence ATGGCTTCGGAAAATTCTTTCGACATCGTTTCAAAAATGGACATGCAGGAATTGACCAACGCAATCGATCAAACAGAGCGGGAAATTGCGAACCGCTTCGATTTCAAAGGAAGCAAGAGCGAGCTGAAGCTGGAGAAAGACGAACTGGTGATCGTTTCTGACGATGAATACAAGCTGGGGGCTGTCATCGATATCCTGCAATCGAAGATGATTAAGCGCGGGTTGCCGATCAAGAACCTGGATTACGGCAAAGTGGAACCGGCTTCAATGGGTACCGTGCGTCAGCGGATTAAACTCAAACAAGGGATCGATCAGGAAAATGCCAAGAAAATTAATGTGCTGATCCGCGATTCCAAGCTGAAGGTCAAAAGCCAGATCCAAGGCGATCAAATTCGCGTGACGGGCAAGAGCCGTGACGATTTACAAGAGATCATTCAGATGCTGCGTAAAGCCGATTTATCGGTGGATTTGCAGTTCACCAATTTCAAATAA